The following coding sequences are from one Pseudomonas mendocina window:
- a CDS encoding DUF2269 family protein: MEHYLLVRILHSAPGILLLLGLLAHTFMLWKAQRAGDAAVLARKLRVTLRYSLPAFTVLALSLPLSGFWLVGTAGWPLGQTWLLLGNILYGVMMLIGLLLAGRLSAWRALADTPAPVALKRLCLIYAGLILLLLIAIMALMGAKPA, translated from the coding sequence ATGGAACACTACCTGCTGGTACGCATTCTCCACAGCGCGCCGGGCATCCTGCTGCTGCTCGGGCTGCTCGCTCATACCTTCATGCTGTGGAAGGCGCAGCGCGCTGGCGATGCCGCTGTGCTGGCGCGCAAGCTACGCGTGACGCTGCGCTATAGCCTGCCGGCATTCACCGTGCTGGCGCTGAGCCTGCCGCTGAGCGGCTTCTGGCTGGTAGGCACGGCCGGCTGGCCGCTGGGGCAAACCTGGCTGCTGTTGGGCAACATTCTTTATGGCGTGATGATGTTGATCGGCCTGCTGCTGGCCGGTCGTCTTTCTGCCTGGCGCGCCCTGGCGGACACGCCTGCCCCTGTGGCGCTCAAGCGCCTGTGTCTGATCTATGCCGGGCTGATTCTGCTGCTGCTGATTGCCATCATGGCGCTGATGGGCGCCAAGCCGGCTTAA
- a CDS encoding HAD family phosphatase — translation MRLALFDLDNTLLAGDSDHSWGEFVCQRGLVDAAEYLARNDAFYADYCAGKLDVVAYQNFSQAILGRSDMSQLDQWHREFMAEVIEPIILAKGEALLAEHRAAGDKLVIITATNRFVTGPIAKRLGVETLIATECGMSDGRYTGVISGTPCYQAGKITRLNEWLAQTDYSLDGAYFYSDSRNDLPLLEAVANPVAVDPDDALRATAIERGWPVISLR, via the coding sequence GTGCGCTTGGCCTTATTCGACCTCGACAACACCCTGCTCGCCGGCGACAGCGATCACAGCTGGGGCGAATTCGTCTGCCAGCGTGGCCTGGTCGACGCGGCCGAATATCTGGCGCGCAACGACGCTTTCTATGCCGATTACTGCGCCGGCAAGCTGGATGTGGTGGCCTACCAGAATTTCAGCCAGGCGATTCTCGGCCGTAGCGATATGTCGCAACTGGATCAATGGCATCGCGAATTCATGGCCGAAGTGATCGAGCCGATCATCCTGGCCAAGGGCGAGGCGCTGCTCGCCGAGCACCGTGCTGCTGGCGACAAGCTGGTGATCATCACCGCCACCAACCGCTTCGTTACCGGCCCCATCGCCAAGCGCCTGGGCGTGGAAACCCTGATCGCCACGGAATGCGGTATGAGCGATGGCCGCTACACCGGGGTAATCAGCGGAACACCGTGCTATCAGGCCGGCAAGATCACTCGTCTGAACGAGTGGCTGGCACAAACCGACTACAGCCTGGACGGCGCCTACTTCTACAGCGACTCGCGCAATGACCTGCCGCTGCTCGAAGCCGTGGCCAATCCGGTGGCGGTAGACCCGGACGATGCACTGCGCGCCACCGCCATCGAGCGCGGCTGGCCGGTCATCTCGCTGCGCTGA
- a CDS encoding RNA pyrophosphohydrolase — protein MIDSDGFRPNVGIILTNDVGQVLWARRINQDAWQFPQGGINDHESPEEALYRELNEEVGLEEKDVKILACTRGWLRYRLPQRLVRTHSQPLCIGQKQKWFLLRLTGSEDRVRMDLTGKPEFDGWRWVSYWYPLGQVVTFKREVYRRALKELAPRLLARD, from the coding sequence GTGATCGATTCTGATGGTTTCCGCCCGAATGTCGGCATCATCCTGACCAATGATGTCGGTCAGGTGCTGTGGGCCAGGCGCATCAATCAGGATGCCTGGCAGTTTCCTCAAGGCGGGATCAATGATCACGAGTCGCCGGAGGAGGCGCTGTACCGCGAGCTCAATGAAGAGGTGGGGCTGGAAGAGAAGGATGTGAAGATCCTTGCCTGCACCCGCGGTTGGTTGCGTTATCGTCTGCCTCAGCGTCTGGTGCGTACCCACAGCCAGCCACTGTGCATCGGGCAGAAACAGAAGTGGTTCCTGCTGCGCCTGACCGGCTCCGAAGACCGGGTGCGCATGGATCTCACCGGAAAACCTGAGTTCGATGGCTGGCGTTGGGTCAGTTACTGGTACCCGCTGGGCCAGGTGGTCACATTCAAGCGCGAAGTCTATCGCCGCGCCCTCAAGGAACTCGCCCCGCGTCTGTTAGCACGCGACTGA